Proteins found in one Methylobacter sp. S3L5C genomic segment:
- the mnmE gene encoding tRNA uridine-5-carboxymethylaminomethyl(34) synthesis GTPase MnmE yields the protein MLLNQDTIAAIATPPGNGGVGIIRISGALVTEIAKQLLNKSLIPRHALFTSFIDNDGGIIDSGISLYFPAPASYTGEDILELQGHGGSVVLDMLLRRVISLGARLANPGEFTERAFLNNKLDLAQAEAVADLIESSTEQSVRSAQKSMQGVFSAQINELVTELTELRIYVEAAIDFVDEEIDFLTDGVVENRIIRLLQSIQKIQKTAQQGRLLRDGMTVVLAGKPNAGKSSLLNALAGHEAAIVTDIAGTTRDVLRERIQLDGMPLHIIDTAGLRESDNSIEKEGIRRAHEEILKADKILLLIDAREPETEDLLKTLPANIDITKVYNKIDLLGLTPEIQQTEDGYSCYLSIKTGEGMDLLKQHLKQSVGFNEATDNVFIARRRHIEAIRTGYEFVESALNQLQVSQAGELVAEDLRQAQMSLAEITGTVTSDDLLGKIFSSFCIGK from the coding sequence TTGCTTTTAAATCAAGATACCATTGCAGCTATTGCAACACCGCCAGGGAATGGCGGTGTTGGTATTATTCGAATTTCAGGAGCCTTGGTTACTGAAATTGCCAAACAATTGCTTAATAAATCATTAATTCCCAGACATGCCCTGTTTACATCTTTTATAGATAATGACGGCGGCATTATTGATTCCGGTATCAGTCTTTACTTTCCTGCTCCTGCCTCTTATACAGGGGAAGATATACTTGAATTGCAAGGACACGGCGGTTCTGTCGTATTGGATATGCTGTTACGACGAGTAATTTCTTTAGGTGCCCGATTAGCCAATCCTGGCGAATTTACCGAACGCGCATTTCTCAATAATAAACTCGACTTGGCACAGGCTGAAGCGGTTGCTGATTTAATTGAAAGCAGTACCGAACAATCAGTTCGTTCTGCACAAAAATCCATGCAAGGTGTTTTTTCAGCACAAATCAATGAACTGGTTACAGAGTTAACGGAACTTCGCATCTACGTTGAAGCAGCTATTGATTTTGTCGATGAAGAAATTGATTTTTTAACGGATGGTGTGGTTGAAAACCGCATAATCAGGTTATTGCAAAGCATTCAGAAAATACAAAAAACAGCGCAACAAGGTCGTTTATTACGCGATGGTATGACTGTTGTTTTGGCAGGTAAACCTAACGCCGGAAAATCCAGCTTGCTTAATGCACTTGCAGGGCATGAAGCTGCGATAGTCACTGATATTGCCGGAACAACCCGGGACGTACTCAGAGAACGTATCCAGCTTGATGGCATGCCATTGCATATTATTGATACCGCAGGTTTACGGGAAAGTGATAACTCTATAGAAAAAGAAGGTATACGCAGGGCACACGAAGAAATTCTGAAAGCCGATAAGATTTTACTGCTTATAGATGCAAGGGAACCTGAAACAGAAGATTTATTAAAAACCCTGCCAGCTAATATCGACATTACCAAAGTTTACAACAAAATAGATCTGCTAGGTCTGACACCTGAAATACAACAAACAGAAGATGGCTATAGTTGTTACCTTTCTATAAAAACCGGGGAAGGCATGGACTTGTTAAAACAACATCTCAAACAAAGTGTCGGTTTTAATGAAGCCACAGACAACGTTTTTATTGCTAGAAGACGACATATAGAAGCCATAAGAACAGGATACGAATTTGTCGAAAGTGCTTTAAATCAGTTACAGGTTAGTCAGGCAGGCGAATTGGTCGCTGAAGATTTAAGGCAAGCACAAATGAGTCTTGCCGAAATTACCGGTAC